The proteins below come from a single Candidatus Kirkpatrickella diaphorinae genomic window:
- a CDS encoding YraN family protein yields MTLRRALRGADAYRRGIAAEDRVAHLFQEEGCDILARRQRTPFGEIDLIVADPRYLVFVEIKARHRLTDAAQSLSSRQAQRILHAATYCLETQPSWQRDATRFDLVIIDEMHEIRRIKDALRLM; encoded by the coding sequence GTGACGTTGCGCCGGGCGCTGCGTGGTGCGGATGCCTATCGGCGTGGCATCGCGGCGGAAGATCGCGTTGCACACCTGTTTCAGGAGGAAGGCTGCGATATCCTTGCAAGGCGTCAACGCACACCATTTGGTGAAATTGACCTGATCGTCGCCGATCCGCGATACCTTGTTTTTGTCGAGATCAAAGCGCGTCATCGCCTGACTGACGCCGCGCAGAGCCTCTCATCCCGTCAGGCACAACGCATCCTCCATGCCGCGACATACTGCCTCGAAACGCAACCATCCTGGCAGCGTGATGCGACACGGTTTGACCTCGTCATTATCGACGAAATGCATGAGATTCGCCGTATCAAAGACGCTTTGCGGTTGATGTAA
- a CDS encoding sugar porter family MFS transporter, whose amino-acid sequence MDAQKPVRGRALTNFIAIIAATGGLLFGYDTGIISGALLQLKTDFHLSTFAQEVVTSAIIAGALVGCITAGPLSDRMGRRRTIMAASILFLIGTVIVTFAHSTALLVASRLILGLAIGAASQIVPIYIAEISPPERRGALVVAFQLAVVSGMTISFITGYLLREESWRLMFGLGFVPASILFIGMLFVPNSPRWLAMKGETERAREVLRRVRPTDAQADQELAEIIDAHDQKAPFRQIFEPWVRPALLASVGIGLLCQLTGTNAVMYYAPTIFSEAGFGHQYALLMSVAVGVAMTLATVFGGWAVDHWGRRTLMLRMLPGAVISLIILGAMFSLHLTGGVGAWITLLSLIGYVIFNVGSLSVAVWLVGAEVFPLSCRGSGMSVVAASHWGADLVISLTTLSLVTLLGPGATFWLFAAVNAFSFIFVMRYVPETKGQSLEALEKSLRDGTFLPASRN is encoded by the coding sequence ATGGACGCGCAAAAACCTGTCAGAGGACGAGCCCTCACAAACTTCATCGCGATCATTGCCGCAACGGGCGGATTGCTCTTCGGCTATGATACCGGCATCATTTCCGGTGCGTTGCTTCAACTTAAGACGGACTTTCACCTCTCAACCTTCGCGCAGGAGGTTGTGACCTCCGCCATTATTGCCGGCGCGCTGGTGGGTTGTATCACGGCCGGACCTTTATCGGACCGAATGGGCCGACGGCGCACCATCATGGCGGCGTCGATCCTGTTCCTGATCGGCACGGTAATCGTCACATTCGCGCATTCAACAGCTTTGCTGGTCGCTTCGCGCCTGATCCTCGGCCTTGCCATTGGCGCGGCCTCCCAGATTGTGCCGATCTATATCGCTGAAATCTCACCGCCGGAGCGACGCGGCGCGCTTGTCGTGGCCTTTCAGCTCGCGGTTGTGTCCGGCATGACCATCTCATTCATTACCGGCTATTTGCTGCGTGAGGAAAGCTGGCGCCTTATGTTCGGCCTCGGCTTTGTCCCAGCCTCCATCCTCTTTATCGGCATGTTGTTTGTACCGAACAGCCCGCGTTGGCTTGCCATGAAAGGGGAGACGGAGCGCGCGCGAGAAGTTCTGCGCCGTGTCCGCCCGACCGACGCGCAGGCCGATCAGGAGCTTGCGGAAATCATTGACGCGCATGACCAGAAAGCGCCCTTCCGCCAGATTTTTGAGCCTTGGGTGCGCCCTGCGCTTCTGGCCTCTGTCGGGATCGGGCTGCTCTGTCAGCTTACCGGCACGAATGCCGTCATGTATTACGCACCGACGATCTTCTCTGAAGCCGGGTTTGGTCATCAATATGCGTTGCTTATGTCGGTTGCGGTGGGTGTGGCCATGACATTGGCCACCGTGTTCGGCGGCTGGGCCGTTGATCACTGGGGGCGTCGCACCCTGATGCTGCGTATGCTTCCCGGCGCGGTCATTTCCCTCATCATCCTCGGCGCGATGTTCTCCCTGCACCTGACCGGTGGCGTCGGCGCGTGGATTACGCTTCTTTCCCTCATCGGCTATGTCATTTTCAATGTCGGCAGTCTGTCCGTCGCAGTATGGCTTGTGGGGGCCGAAGTGTTTCCCCTTTCCTGCCGGGGGAGCGGCATGAGCGTGGTGGCCGCCAGTCATTGGGGCGCGGACCTGGTGATTTCCCTGACGACATTGAGCCTCGTCACCCTCCTTGGGCCGGGGGCGACCTTCTGGCTTTTCGCGGCGGTTAATGCATTTTCCTTTATTTTCGTGATGCGCTATGTCCCGGAAACAAAGGGGCAGAGCCTCGAAGCCCTTGAAAAATCGCTTCGGGACGGCACATTCCTGCCAGCTTCCCGTAACTGA
- a CDS encoding Rap1a/Tai family immunity protein, whose translation MRKALLTFFAMGCFAAHPAFASEHRLSKMSVGGFLRICNDSGKSALCDAYLAGVADGGALTYLSSINRTGEGEAAFCIPSDEKTSAMRSKVVRWILNQQRQKSNLSGPVGKTVVAALHGAYPCNDVRNGAAP comes from the coding sequence ATGCGCAAAGCACTGCTGACCTTTTTCGCCATGGGGTGCTTCGCCGCCCATCCGGCTTTCGCGTCTGAGCACCGACTCTCAAAAATGAGCGTCGGGGGATTTCTCCGCATCTGTAATGATTCGGGCAAGAGCGCCCTGTGCGATGCTTATCTTGCCGGTGTTGCGGATGGTGGCGCACTGACCTATCTGAGTTCCATCAACAGAACAGGTGAGGGTGAAGCCGCTTTCTGCATCCCTTCCGATGAGAAAACGAGCGCGATGCGCAGCAAGGTCGTGCGCTGGATTCTGAATCAGCAGCGCCAGAAATCCAACCTGTCCGGCCCGGTGGGCAAGACCGTCGTCGCGGCCCTGCATGGTGCTTATCCCTGCAATGACGTCCGTAACGGGGCAGCGCCGTAA
- the hemB gene encoding porphobilinogen synthase — MAFPATRMRRNRVDDFTRRLVRETCLTTDHLIWPIFVCDGQNQHSAIKAMPGVTRVSVDRLKDHLAEAVELGIPAIAIFPVTPEDLRDAMGREAENPDNLICRAAREIKKHYPNLGIIGDVALDPYTDHGHDGLISDDEVVNDATLEVLARQAVNQARAGIDIIAPSDMMDGRVGVIRRALDQEGFQNTRIMSYAAKYASAFYGPFREALQSGGRLKGDKKTYQMDPANTDEALREVALDLEEGADMVMVKPGMPYLDIIHRVRTAFKVPLFAYQVSGEYAMLANAFEAGLLDREKTILESLIAFRRAGCHGVLTYFAVEAARILQQQK; from the coding sequence ATGGCTTTCCCCGCGACCCGGATGCGCCGCAATCGCGTCGATGATTTTACGCGACGCCTCGTGCGTGAGACATGTCTTACGACGGATCATCTGATCTGGCCGATCTTCGTCTGTGACGGGCAAAATCAGCATTCCGCCATCAAGGCGATGCCCGGCGTTACGCGCGTCAGTGTGGATCGCCTGAAGGATCATCTTGCTGAAGCGGTCGAACTGGGCATTCCGGCAATCGCGATTTTTCCCGTGACGCCGGAAGATTTGCGGGATGCGATGGGCAGAGAGGCGGAAAATCCGGATAATCTGATCTGCCGGGCGGCGCGGGAAATCAAGAAACATTACCCAAATCTCGGCATTATCGGTGACGTCGCGCTCGATCCTTATACAGATCACGGCCATGACGGCCTTATTTCCGATGATGAAGTCGTGAATGATGCGACGCTTGAGGTGCTGGCGCGGCAGGCGGTCAATCAGGCCCGGGCCGGCATCGACATCATCGCGCCGTCAGACATGATGGATGGACGGGTCGGCGTGATTCGGCGCGCCCTTGATCAGGAGGGATTTCAAAATACCCGCATCATGTCCTACGCCGCAAAATATGCCAGCGCCTTTTACGGTCCATTCCGGGAAGCGCTGCAATCTGGCGGTCGACTGAAGGGGGATAAAAAGACCTATCAGATGGACCCGGCCAATACGGACGAGGCTTTGAGGGAGGTTGCGCTCGACCTAGAAGAAGGCGCGGATATGGTGATGGTCAAACCCGGAATGCCATATCTCGATATTATTCATCGTGTCCGCACCGCATTTAAAGTGCCGCTTTTCGCCTATCAGGTCTCGGGCGAATACGCGATGCTGGCAAATGCCTTTGAAGCCGGTTTGCTGGATCGGGAAAAAACAATCCTGGAAAGTCTGATCGCTTTCCGCCGCGCGGGGTGTCACGGCGTGCTGACCTACTTTGCGGTTGAAGCGGCGCGGATTTTGCAGCAGCAAAAGTGA
- the grxD gene encoding Grx4 family monothiol glutaredoxin — MSQDIFQRIQREIDTHPVMLFMKGEKLFPQCGFSARVVQVLNRMGVEYQTVNVLEDAEIREGIKAFSQWPTIPQLYIKGEFVGGCDIVVDMYQNGELDSLLDEKKIERAKA, encoded by the coding sequence ATGTCTCAGGACATTTTTCAGCGCATCCAGCGCGAAATCGACACGCATCCCGTCATGTTATTCATGAAAGGGGAGAAGTTATTTCCTCAATGCGGGTTTTCGGCGCGCGTTGTGCAAGTATTGAACCGTATGGGTGTTGAATATCAGACGGTCAACGTCCTTGAGGATGCTGAAATCCGTGAAGGCATTAAAGCCTTTTCCCAATGGCCGACAATTCCGCAACTTTACATTAAGGGCGAGTTTGTTGGCGGATGCGATATCGTCGTCGATATGTATCAAAATGGTGAGCTTGACTCCCTGCTGGACGAGAAAAAAATCGAACGCGCGAAGGCTTGA
- the purC gene encoding phosphoribosylaminoimidazolesuccinocarboxamide synthase gives MARRRQLYEGKAKILFEGPEPGSIVQYFKDDATAGNGAKKGIITGKGVLNNRISEHLMLRLQAIGIPTHFMKRINMREQLVREVEIIPLEIVVRNVAAGSIASRLGLEEGTRLPRTIIEYYLKNDTLNDPMVSEEHIAAFEWATAQDMEEINSHALRINDFLCGTFQAIGIQLVDFKLEFGRLWEQDEMRVVLADEISPDNCRLWDMNTSEKLDKDRFRRDLGRVEEAYQEVARRLGILPESGNHEIKGSEG, from the coding sequence ATGGCCCGCCGCCGACAACTCTATGAGGGTAAAGCCAAAATCCTTTTCGAAGGTCCGGAGCCCGGATCAATCGTCCAGTATTTCAAGGATGACGCCACCGCCGGAAATGGCGCCAAAAAAGGCATTATCACCGGCAAGGGCGTGCTGAATAACCGCATCAGTGAGCATCTCATGCTGCGCTTGCAGGCGATCGGCATCCCGACCCACTTCATGAAGCGCATCAATATGCGCGAGCAACTGGTTCGTGAGGTCGAGATCATCCCGCTTGAAATCGTTGTTCGTAATGTTGCGGCGGGGTCAATCGCGAGTCGCCTCGGGCTTGAGGAAGGGACGCGCCTGCCGCGCACCATCATCGAATATTACCTGAAAAACGATACGCTCAACGACCCGATGGTATCAGAGGAGCATATTGCCGCCTTTGAATGGGCCACCGCTCAGGATATGGAGGAGATCAACAGCCACGCCCTGCGCATCAATGATTTCCTCTGTGGGACATTCCAGGCCATCGGCATCCAGCTTGTGGATTTCAAACTTGAATTCGGGCGTCTCTGGGAGCAGGACGAGATGCGCGTCGTGCTGGCGGATGAGATCTCTCCCGATAATTGCCGCCTCTGGGACATGAACACCAGTGAGAAACTGGATAAGGACCGCTTCCGCCGGGATCTCGGCCGCGTCGAGGAAGCCTATCAGGAGGTCGCGCGACGGCTCGGCATCCTTCCGGAATCAGGAAATCACGAAATTAAAGGGTCAGAGGGTTAA
- the purS gene encoding phosphoribosylformylglycinamidine synthase subunit PurS has product MKIRVDVVLREGVLDPQGKAIGHALETLDFKNVSDVRVGKTILLDVDCHDTKSAADQGRKMAEALLANLVIEDYTVEVMK; this is encoded by the coding sequence ATGAAAATCCGCGTAGATGTTGTGTTACGGGAAGGCGTCCTCGACCCTCAGGGCAAAGCGATTGGTCACGCCCTCGAAACGCTCGACTTCAAAAATGTGAGCGACGTGCGCGTTGGCAAAACGATTTTGCTGGACGTGGATTGCCATGACACGAAATCCGCGGCCGATCAGGGCCGTAAAATGGCGGAGGCGTTGCTCGCCAATCTCGTCATTGAGGATTACACGGTGGAGGTTATGAAATAA
- the purB gene encoding adenylosuccinate lyase: protein MVPRYSRPAMTAIWSAENRYKIWFEIEALACEAMANLGTIPREAAETIRRRGDEAMAAFSEADLARIDEIEAETRHDVIAFLTWLAEKIGPDSRFVHLGMTSSDVLDTCLSVQLQQATDLLLQDMDAVLAALRKQAFAHRNTVTIGRSHGIHAEPTSFGLKLAGHYAEFARNRKRLETARSEIAVCAISGAVGTFAHLDPAIEAFVAEKLGLACEDVSTQVIPRDRHAAYFCALAVTASAIERLATEVRHLQRSELREAEEFFHPGQKGSSAMPHKRNPVLSENLTGLARLVRSAAVPALENVALWHERDISHSSVERNIAPDATIGLDFALMRLAGMMDKLLIYPERMEANLNALGGVVHSGEVLLALAKAGFSREDAYRLVQKHAMATWTLLGKPEGRSFRENLLSDPEVTQHITPSALDAAMRSENHLVAVDDIFKKVFGA, encoded by the coding sequence ATGGTGCCCCGTTACAGCCGTCCGGCCATGACAGCCATCTGGTCTGCCGAGAACCGGTATAAAATCTGGTTCGAGATCGAGGCGCTCGCCTGTGAGGCCATGGCGAATCTGGGCACGATCCCGCGTGAAGCCGCCGAAACCATTCGCAGGCGCGGTGATGAGGCCATGGCGGCGTTTTCCGAGGCGGATCTCGCCCGCATTGATGAGATTGAAGCGGAGACACGCCATGATGTCATCGCCTTTCTGACCTGGCTGGCTGAAAAAATCGGCCCTGACAGCCGTTTTGTGCATCTCGGCATGACATCTTCCGATGTGCTGGATACCTGCCTCTCCGTGCAGCTTCAGCAGGCGACTGATCTCCTGTTACAGGATATGGATGCGGTCCTCGCAGCGCTCAGGAAACAGGCTTTCGCGCACAGAAACACGGTCACGATCGGCCGCAGTCACGGCATCCATGCGGAGCCGACGAGTTTCGGCCTCAAACTGGCCGGGCATTACGCTGAATTTGCGCGCAACCGGAAGCGACTCGAGACGGCGCGCTCAGAAATCGCCGTCTGCGCCATCTCCGGCGCGGTCGGCACTTTTGCGCATCTCGACCCAGCCATTGAAGCCTTTGTTGCCGAAAAACTGGGTCTGGCCTGTGAGGATGTTTCCACCCAGGTCATCCCGCGTGACCGTCATGCGGCTTATTTCTGCGCCCTCGCCGTGACAGCCAGCGCCATTGAGCGCCTGGCGACCGAAGTGCGCCACTTGCAACGTTCGGAATTGCGGGAAGCTGAGGAGTTCTTCCATCCGGGGCAGAAAGGCAGCTCCGCGATGCCGCATAAGCGCAATCCGGTTCTGTCGGAAAATCTGACCGGCCTCGCCCGCCTCGTCCGCAGCGCGGCCGTTCCGGCGCTTGAGAACGTGGCTTTGTGGCATGAGCGGGATATCAGCCATTCCTCCGTGGAGCGGAATATCGCCCCTGACGCCACAATCGGCCTTGATTTTGCGCTGATGCGGCTTGCCGGTATGATGGACAAGCTTCTTATCTACCCGGAGCGTATGGAGGCCAATCTCAATGCGCTTGGCGGGGTGGTGCATTCCGGTGAGGTTCTTCTGGCGCTGGCCAAAGCAGGCTTTTCTCGGGAGGATGCTTATCGCCTCGTGCAGAAACATGCGATGGCGACATGGACTCTGCTCGGCAAACCGGAGGGACGAAGCTTCCGTGAAAATCTCCTCTCCGACCCGGAAGTGACGCAGCACATTACCCCCTCAGCCCTTGACGCGGCGATGCGAAGCGAAAATCACCTCGTCGCCGTGGACGACATCTTCAAAAAAGTTTTCGGCGCGTAA
- a CDS encoding BolA family protein produces MAMQEEEIRAHILEALPDAVVEITDLAGDGDHYACRVVSKAFEGLNRVRQHQLVYEALGGKMGSTLHALALKTETP; encoded by the coding sequence ATGGCCATGCAGGAGGAAGAAATCCGCGCGCATATCCTGGAAGCGCTCCCCGATGCGGTGGTGGAAATCACCGATCTCGCCGGGGATGGCGACCATTATGCCTGTCGCGTCGTCAGTAAAGCGTTCGAGGGCTTGAATCGCGTGCGACAGCACCAACTTGTCTACGAGGCTCTCGGCGGGAAAATGGGGTCAACCCTTCACGCACTTGCACTCAAAACTGAAACGCCTTGA
- a CDS encoding APC family permease, which produces MPAKAKSLLRRKSIDQDIYDSRHSAMRRVIGPSGLIALGVGTIVGAGLFSLTGVAAGQHAGPAVVLSFLIASIACALVGLCYAELASMIPSAGSAYSYTYATLGELIAWIIGWDLILEYTVGGAAVSVSWSSYFASLVHQWGISIDPRLLTSPFLMTKLADGTTVHGWVNLPAIIALTLISLLLVRGISGSLLFNNFVVFLKIGVIVLLVIFCAPHVNFANFHPFLPENDGHFGSFGFSGVLQASGMMFFAYLGFDIIATTAQETRDPEKTMPIGILGSLIVCTILFVVFAFVLTGVVNYKLLADDASPVATAIDVTHLDWLQTVVKISLLFGYAATLIGVMLGQARVFYAMSRDGLLPKAVGYVSPKTGAPVMGHVITWLLAAFLAALFPIWVLGVMVSIGTLFAFVLVCAGVIYLRIHEPHRPRAFTVPGGLAVPILGIIVCVGMIVTLDIMTWLRLAIWLALGILVYVLYGRRHSRLANARLRED; this is translated from the coding sequence GCCCTTCGGGCCTGATCGCGCTGGGTGTGGGCACGATTGTGGGCGCTGGTCTCTTTTCCCTGACAGGTGTCGCAGCGGGACAACATGCAGGCCCTGCTGTGGTCCTCTCATTTCTGATCGCGTCCATCGCCTGCGCACTGGTCGGGCTATGTTATGCGGAACTGGCGAGCATGATCCCGAGTGCGGGTTCAGCCTATTCCTATACATATGCGACCCTCGGTGAACTGATTGCGTGGATCATCGGCTGGGATCTGATCCTGGAATATACAGTCGGCGGTGCGGCCGTGTCCGTCAGTTGGTCGAGTTATTTTGCCTCGCTCGTGCATCAATGGGGCATCTCCATCGATCCGCGCCTCCTGACCTCGCCTTTTCTCATGACAAAACTGGCGGACGGGACAACTGTCCATGGTTGGGTCAATCTGCCCGCCATCATCGCCCTAACCCTCATCAGCCTCCTTCTGGTCCGCGGTATCTCGGGCTCACTGCTTTTCAATAATTTTGTCGTGTTTCTCAAAATCGGCGTGATTGTTCTGCTCGTCATTTTCTGCGCCCCGCACGTCAATTTTGCGAACTTCCATCCCTTCCTGCCGGAAAATGACGGTCACTTCGGGAGTTTTGGTTTTTCAGGCGTGTTGCAGGCTTCCGGGATGATGTTCTTCGCTTATCTCGGCTTCGACATCATCGCCACGACTGCGCAGGAAACACGCGATCCTGAAAAAACCATGCCGATCGGGATTCTCGGCAGTTTGATTGTCTGCACGATCCTCTTTGTCGTTTTCGCCTTCGTACTGACAGGGGTCGTTAATTATAAATTATTGGCCGATGATGCCAGCCCGGTCGCGACCGCAATCGACGTCACCCATCTCGACTGGTTGCAGACTGTCGTCAAAATCAGCCTCCTCTTCGGTTACGCGGCAACGCTGATCGGCGTCATGCTCGGCCAGGCCCGCGTCTTTTATGCGATGAGCCGTGACGGGCTTCTGCCCAAGGCGGTCGGGTACGTCAGCCCCAAAACAGGCGCGCCCGTCATGGGGCATGTCATTACATGGCTGTTGGCGGCGTTTCTCGCTGCGCTCTTCCCCATCTGGGTGCTCGGGGTGATGGTGTCGATCGGCACGCTGTTCGCGTTTGTTCTGGTCTGTGCCGGTGTGATCTATCTGCGTATCCATGAGCCGCATCGCCCACGGGCCTTCACCGTGCCGGGCGGGCTTGCTGTGCCGATTTTGGGGATTATCGTCTGTGTCGGTATGATCGTCACGCTCGACATCATGACCTGGCTTCGTCTGGCGATATGGCTTGCGCTCGGTATACTCGTCTATGTTCTCTATGGTCGGCGGCATAGCCGTCTGGCCAATGCGCGCCTCCGGGAGGATTGA
- the purQ gene encoding phosphoribosylformylglycinamidine synthase subunit PurQ, which translates to MKAGIVLFPGTNRERDMAQALQIVSGQAPQILWHRDTKLPSLDLIVIPGGFSFGDYLRSGAMGAHAPIMREVREFAARGGYVLGVCNGFQILTEAHILPGALLRNAGMRFLSQDAYLRVENDQSAFTSGWKSGDVFRAPLAHGDGNYTASPAELDALEGEGRVAFRYVKADGTLDETCPSANPNGSAHAIAGILSENSRVCGLMPHPENMVDPQLGPTDGAPLFTSLVESLVK; encoded by the coding sequence ATGAAGGCAGGTATTGTTCTTTTCCCCGGCACGAACCGGGAGCGGGACATGGCCCAGGCGCTGCAAATCGTCTCGGGACAGGCGCCGCAGATTTTGTGGCATCGTGACACGAAGCTGCCCTCTTTGGACCTCATCGTCATCCCCGGTGGTTTCAGCTTCGGAGATTATCTTCGCTCCGGCGCGATGGGGGCTCATGCACCCATTATGCGTGAGGTGCGGGAGTTCGCGGCACGGGGCGGGTATGTGCTTGGCGTGTGCAATGGTTTTCAAATTCTGACGGAGGCGCATATTCTGCCCGGTGCGCTGCTGCGCAATGCCGGGATGCGCTTCCTCTCGCAGGATGCCTATCTTCGTGTTGAGAATGATCAGTCGGCTTTCACGTCAGGTTGGAAGAGCGGCGACGTCTTCCGCGCCCCGCTCGCGCATGGGGATGGCAATTACACCGCGTCACCCGCTGAGCTTGACGCGCTTGAAGGCGAGGGGCGGGTCGCGTTCCGATATGTAAAGGCAGATGGCACCCTCGATGAGACGTGCCCCAGCGCGAACCCGAATGGCAGCGCACACGCAATTGCGGGGATTTTAAGTGAGAATAGCCGGGTCTGCGGTTTGATGCCGCATCCGGAAAATATGGTTGACCCGCAGCTTGGCCCGACAGATGGGGCTCCGCTTTTTACCAGTCTCGTTGAAAGCTTGGTTAAATGA
- the purL gene encoding phosphoribosylformylglycinamidine synthase subunit PurL — MTANVDAALAQRFGLTDVEYQKLLDIMGRTPSLTELGIFSVMWSEHCSYKSSLAHLKTLPTKAPWVIHGPGENAGVVDIGDGMAAVFKMESHNHPSFIEPYQGAATGVGGILRDVFTMGARPVANLNALRFGDPSLPVTRHVIDGVVRGIGGYGNCVGVATVGGEVNFHPSYNSNPLVNAMTVGIAAQDRIFLSAAAGVGNPVVYVGSKTGRDGIHGATMSSAEFDEHALNKRPTVQVGDPFTEKLLIEACLELMETDAIVAIQDMGAAGLTSSAVEMAGKGRVGIELDLDQVPQRETGMTAYEMMLSESQERMLMVLKPERTDVARAIFEKWELDFSIIGVLTDTGRITIRHKGQVEADIPLAPLADGAPLYHRPLINGKPPARLGGVRDPEGVEHALLHLLACPDLASRAWIWNQYDSGVGGQTKRRPGTADAAVIRIEGTSKGLAMTTDCTPRYCQADAKAGGAQAVIEAWRNITATGAQPLAVTDNLNFGNPEVPEIMGQFADAVAGIREACTALDFPVVSGNVSLYNQTTHPSGLRVPILPTPAIGAIGVIADIDRSVGYAMPDGMELVLVGESRGDLGQSLWLREICGREDGAPPVIDLVAERRNGDFVRERILSGEISACHDVSDGGLLIALAEMVMASGVGCVVEHPPSNMAPHAFYFGEDQAAYIVAVPDAVAFIARAEAAHVPVRRLGRSGGTHLTLAEGISLSADRLREVNAAFFPKLMEQ; from the coding sequence ATGACCGCTAACGTTGACGCTGCACTCGCGCAGCGTTTTGGCTTGACAGATGTCGAATATCAAAAACTCCTCGATATTATGGGGCGGACGCCCAGCCTGACCGAACTCGGCATTTTTTCTGTCATGTGGTCAGAGCATTGCTCCTATAAATCGTCTCTCGCCCATCTGAAGACACTTCCGACGAAGGCGCCCTGGGTCATTCACGGCCCGGGGGAAAATGCGGGTGTCGTCGATATCGGGGATGGGATGGCCGCGGTTTTCAAGATGGAAAGCCACAACCACCCCTCATTCATTGAGCCTTATCAAGGCGCGGCCACCGGGGTCGGTGGTATATTGCGCGACGTTTTCACGATGGGCGCGCGCCCGGTCGCTAACCTCAACGCCTTGCGCTTCGGTGATCCATCCCTGCCTGTCACACGCCATGTGATTGATGGTGTCGTGCGCGGCATCGGGGGTTACGGAAATTGCGTCGGTGTCGCGACAGTGGGTGGGGAAGTCAATTTCCATCCTTCCTATAATAGTAATCCGCTCGTCAATGCGATGACGGTGGGCATCGCGGCGCAGGATCGGATCTTCCTTTCCGCGGCAGCCGGGGTTGGGAACCCGGTCGTTTATGTCGGCTCCAAAACGGGGCGGGACGGCATCCATGGCGCGACCATGTCGTCAGCCGAATTTGATGAGCACGCCCTCAATAAGCGCCCAACAGTGCAGGTTGGGGACCCTTTTACCGAGAAGCTGCTGATTGAAGCCTGCCTCGAACTTATGGAAACAGATGCCATTGTGGCCATCCAGGATATGGGGGCTGCGGGACTGACATCTTCCGCCGTGGAGATGGCGGGGAAAGGACGTGTCGGGATTGAGCTGGATCTCGACCAGGTGCCGCAGCGTGAGACCGGCATGACGGCCTATGAAATGATGCTCTCCGAAAGTCAGGAGCGCATGTTGATGGTCCTCAAGCCGGAGCGAACGGATGTTGCCCGCGCGATTTTTGAAAAATGGGAGCTTGATTTTTCAATTATCGGTGTGCTGACAGATACGGGACGCATTACCATCCGGCATAAGGGACAGGTCGAGGCGGATATCCCGCTGGCGCCCCTTGCGGATGGAGCACCTCTCTATCATCGCCCCCTCATTAACGGCAAACCGCCAGCGCGTCTCGGCGGGGTGAGAGACCCGGAAGGGGTGGAGCACGCCCTGCTGCATCTCCTGGCCTGCCCGGACCTGGCCTCCCGCGCGTGGATCTGGAACCAATATGATAGTGGCGTTGGCGGCCAGACGAAGCGACGCCCCGGCACCGCCGATGCCGCGGTGATCCGGATTGAAGGCACGTCCAAAGGACTCGCTATGACGACGGATTGCACGCCGCGTTACTGCCAGGCCGATGCCAAAGCGGGCGGCGCGCAGGCCGTGATTGAAGCGTGGCGCAACATCACTGCAACCGGGGCGCAACCCCTTGCGGTGACGGATAATCTCAATTTCGGCAATCCTGAAGTGCCGGAAATCATGGGGCAATTTGCGGATGCCGTTGCCGGTATCCGGGAAGCCTGCACCGCGCTGGATTTCCCCGTCGTCAGTGGCAATGTCTCGCTTTATAATCAGACGACGCACCCGAGCGGACTGCGCGTGCCGATCCTGCCAACACCGGCGATCGGGGCGATTGGCGTCATTGCGGATATTGATCGGTCCGTCGGGTACGCGATGCCTGATGGAATGGAGCTTGTCCTCGTCGGTGAAAGCCGGGGCGATCTCGGCCAGTCACTCTGGCTGCGGGAGATATGCGGACGCGAGGACGGTGCGCCGCCGGTTATTGACCTCGTGGCCGAGCGTCGCAATGGTGATTTCGTCCGTGAAAGGATTTTGTCCGGGGAAATTTCTGCTTGCCACGATGTCTCAGATGGTGGCCTTCTGATTGCACTGGCGGAAATGGTGATGGCGAGCGGCGTTGGTTGCGTCGTGGAGCATCCGCCATCAAATATGGCGCCGCACGCTTTCTATTTCGGGGAGGATCAAGCCGCCTACATTGTTGCGGTCCCTGATGCGGTCGCGTTTATCGCCCGCGCTGAAGCCGCCCATGTCCCCGTGCGCCGCCTTGGGCGCAGTGGCGGCACGCATCTCACTCTGGCTGAGGGCATCTCGCTTTCAGCCGATCGCCTGCGGGAAGTCAACGCCGCGTTCTTCCCCAAATTGATGGAGCAATGA